The following proteins are encoded in a genomic region of Glycine soja cultivar W05 chromosome 17, ASM419377v2, whole genome shotgun sequence:
- the LOC114393502 gene encoding cytochrome P450 71A1-like: protein MGILVLLSLLSIVISIVLFITHTHKRNNTPRGPPGPPPLPLIGNLHQLHNSSPHLCLWQLAKLHGPLMSFRLGAVQTVVVSSARIAEQILKTHDLNFASRPLFVGPRKLSYDGLDMGFAPYGPYWREMKKLCIVHLFSAQRVRSFRPIRENEVAKMVRKLSEHEASGTVVNLTETLMSFTNSLICRIALGKSYGCEYEEVVVDEVLGNRRSRLQVLLNEAQALLSEFFFSDYFPPIGKWVDRVTGILSRLDKTFKELDACYERFIYDHMDSAKSGKKDNDNKEVKDIIDILLQLLDDRSFTFDLTLDHIKAVLMNIFIAGTDPSSATIVWAMNALLKNPNVMSKVQGEVRNLFGDKDFINEDDVESLPYLKAVVKETLRLFPPSPLLLPRVTMETCNIEGYEIQAKTIVHVNAWAIARDPENWEEPEKFFPERFLESSMELKGNDEFKVIPFGSGRRMCPAKHMGIMNVELSLANLIHTFDWEVAKGFDKEEMLDTQMKPGITMHKKSDLYLVAKKPTT from the exons ATGGGTATCCTTGTTCTTCTTTCTCTATTGTCTATAGTCATCTCCATTGTTCTCTTCATTACCCACACACACAAAAGAAACAACACTCCAAGAGGACCACCAGGTCCTCCACCTCTTCCTCTCATCGGCAACCTTCACCAACTCCACAACTCATCCCCACATCTCTGCCTATGGCAACTCGCCAAACTCCACGGTCCTCTCATGTCGTTTCGCCTCGGCGCCGTGCAAACCGTCGTGGTTTCATCGGCCAGAATCGCCGAACAAATCTTGAAAACCCACGACCTCAACTTCGCTTCCAGGCCTCTCTTCGTGGGCCCGAGAAAGCTCTCTTACGACGGGTTGGACATGGGCTTCGCACCGTACGGCCCGTACTGGAGAGAAATGAAGAAACTCTGCATCGTTCACCTCTTCAGCGCGCAACGCGTTCGGTCCTTTCGACCAATTCGAGAGAACGAGGTTGCAAAAATGGTTCGGAAACTGTCGGAACACGAAGCTTCGGGTACTGTCGTGAACTTGACCGAAACTTTGATGTCTTTCACGAACTCTTTGATATGCAGAATCGCGTTGGGGAAAAGTTACGGTTGTGAGTACGAGGAAGTAGTTGTTGATGAGGTACTGGGAAACCGGAGGAGCAGGTTGCAGGTTCTGCTCAACGAGGCTCAAGCGTTGCTTTCGGAGTTTTTCTTTTCGGATTATTTTCCGCCTATAGGAAAGTGGGTTGATAGAGTGACGGGAATTCTATCGCGGCTTGATAAAACGTTCAAGGAGTTGGACGCGTGCTACGAACGATTCATCTATGATCACATGGATTCGGCAAAGAGTGGTAAAAAAGATAATGACAACAAAGAAGTCAAAGATATTATTGATATTCTTCTCCAGCTACTTGATGATCGTTCCTTCACCTTTGATCTCACTCTCGACCACATAAAAGCCGTGCTCATG AACATCTTTATAGCAGGAACAGACCCGAGTTCCGCGACAATAGTTTGGGCAATGAATGCACTGTTGAAGAATCCCAATGTGATGAGCAAGGTTCAAGGAGAAGTGAGAAATCTATTCGGTGACAAAGATTTCATAAACGAAGATGATGTCGAAAGCCTTCCTTATCTCAAAGCAGTGGTGAAGGAGACATTAAGATTATTCCCACCTTCACCACTACTTTTGCCAAGGGTAACAATGGAAACATGCAACATAGAAGGGTACGAAATTCAAGCCAAAACTATAGTGCATGTTAATGCATGGGCCATAGCAAGGGACCCTGAGAATTGGGAAGAGCCTGAGAAATTTTTCCCCGAAAGGTTCCTTGAGAGTTCGATGGAGTTAAAGGGGAATGATGAGTTTAAGGTGATCCCGTTTGGTTCTGGAAGGAGAATGTGTCCTGCGAAGCACATGGGAATTATGAATGTTGAGCTTTCTCTTGCTAATCTCATTCACACGTTTGATTGGGAAGTGGCTAAAGGGTTCGACAAGGAAGAAATGTTGGACACGCAAATGAAACCAGGAATAACGATGCACAAGAAAAGTGATCTTTACCTAGTGGCAAAGAAACCGACAACGTAG
- the LOC114391669 gene encoding uncharacterized protein LOC114391669, with translation MNTIGVMIMIMSMLGFAQANNYNPPFVQVESISETNRLTCPQACRVQCAALAPVEPWYDKCVKECTANCKHDVSVAKDCFTSCALIKSININNDVRDLSTNIVMNSCLQECQNKK, from the exons atgaacaCTATTGGAGTTATGATTATGATCATGTCTATGTTAGGGTTCGCACAAGCTAATAATTACAATCCTCCATTTGTGCAAGTTGAGTCAATCAGTGAGACTAATAGACTTACTTGTCCACAAGCATGCAGAGTACAATGTGCAGCTTTAGCACCAGTTGAACCATGGTATGACAAATGTGTTAAAGAATGCACTGCAAATTGTAAGCATGATGTGTCCGTTGCTAAGGATTGCTTTACTAGTTGTGCCTTAATCAAGTCCATTAACATCAACAATG ATGTTCGTGATCTTTCGACCAATATTGTGATGAATTCCTGCTTGCAAGAATGTCAAAACAAGAAATAA
- the LOC114393729 gene encoding 3-isopropylmalate dehydratase large subunit, chloroplastic-like, which translates to MASSLLSPSFTSFPRIKKDVSLSAFTSQRCFKALPRRIIRCAVAAPQRQPSTTGSVRTAMTMTEKILARASEKVQLTPGDNVWVNVDILMTHDVCGPGSIGIFKREFGDDAKVWDREKLVIIPDHYIFTSDERANRNVDILRDFCHEQNIKYFYDIKDLSNFKVNPDYKGVCHVALAQEGHCRPGEVLLGTDSHTCTAGAFGQFATGIGNTDAGFVLGTGKLLLKVPPTLRFVMDGEMPDYLLSKDLILQIIGEITVAGATYKSMEFVGTTVESLTMEERMTLCNMVVEAGGKNGVVPADSTTFKYLEGKTSLPYEPVYSDDQARFLAEYRFDVSKLEPVVAKPHSPDNRALARECKDVKIDRVYIGSCTGGKTEDFMAAAKVFLASGKQVKVPTFLVPATQKVWMDLYSLPVPGSGGKTCSQIFEEAGCDTPASPSCGACLGGPKDTYARMNEPKVCVSTTNRNFPGRMGHKEGQIYLASPYTAAASALTGYVTDPREFLQ; encoded by the exons atggcttcctctcttctctctccatCATTCACTTCCTTCCCCCGCATAAAG AAGGATGTCTCTCTCTCTGCTTTCACTTCTCAGCGATGCTTCAAAGCGCTTCCAAGGAGAATAATCCGTTGTGCTGTGGCGGCGCCTCAGCGCCAACCTTCCACCACTGGATCA GTGAGGACTGCAATGACCATGACTGAGAAGATACTGGCCAGAGCTTCTGAGAAGGTACAGCTGACCCCTGGCGATAATGTTTGGGTCAATGTTGATATTTTGATGACACATGATGTGTGTGGCCCTGGTTCTATTGGGATTTTCAAGAGGGAGTTTGGTGACGATGCCAAG GTTTGGGACCGTGAAAAGCTTGTAATAATACCCGACCATTATATATTCACAAGTGATGAACGTGCCAATCGCAATGTAGACATATTAAGAGATTTCTGCCATGAGCAGAATATCAAGTACTTTTATGATATTAAGGATCTCAGTAATTTTAAG GTAAATCCAGACTATAAGGGTGTTTGCCATGTTGCCCTTGCTCAGGAAGGTCATTGTAGGCCTGGAGAG GTTCTCTTAGGTACTGATTCTCACACTTGTACTGCTGGAGCATTTGGCCAATTTGCTACAGGGATTGGTAATACTGATGCTGGCTTTGTGCTGGGAACTGGGAAACTTCTGCTTAAG GTGCCCCCAACTTTGAGATTTGTAATGGATGGAGAAATGCCTGATTATTTGCTTTCTAAGGATTTGATTCTGCAA ATTATTGGTGAAATAACTGTGGCTGGTGCAACATATAAATCGATGGAGTTTGTCGGTACAACTGTTGAAAGTTTAACT ATGGAAGAACGGATGACATTGTGCAACATGGTTGTTGAAGCTGGTGGAAAGAATGGTGTTGTTCCTGCTGACAGCACTACATTTAAATATCTTGAG GGCAAGACATCTCTGCCATATGAACCTGTTTATAGTGACGATCAAGCAAG ATTTCTTGCTGAGTATAGATTTGATGTCTCAAAATTGGAGCCAGTGGTGGCCAAG CCTCATTCTCCAGATAATCGTGCTTTGGCAAGGGAGTGCAAGGATGTAAAAATTGACAGAGTATACATAGGATCTTGTACAGGTGGCAAAACGGAGGATTTCATGGCTGCTGCAAAAGTTTTTCTGGCATCA GGTAAACAGGTCAAAGTTCCTACATTTCTTGTGCCTGCAACACAAAAG GTTTGGATGGACTTATACTCCCTTCCAGTCCCTGGATCTGGTGGTAAGACGTGCTCCCAGATATTTGAAGAAGCTGGGTGTGACACACCAGCTAGTCCTAGTTGCGGTGCTTGTTTGGGTGGCCCGAAAGATACTTACGCACGCATGAATGAACCTAAG GTTTGTGTTTCAACTACGAACAGGAACTTCCCGGGCCGAATGGGACACAAGGAAGGTCAAATCTATTTGGCTTCCCCATATACAGCTGCTGCATCTGCATTGACCGGTTATGTTACTGATCCTAGAGAGTTCTTGCAGTAG